Proteins encoded together in one Leptospira meyeri window:
- a CDS encoding NAD(P)-dependent alcohol dehydrogenase produces the protein MKVIAYRNYGTPDVLQLEEWEIPTPKKDEIRIKIYNTAVNSGDWRIRKADPKLAKLYFGIFRPKQPILGISIAGVVDSLGANVTKFKVGDKVFGSAGMRLGAYAEYTCLPESSVICQLPAEISFSEGACLSFGGLTALDFIQKCNLQKDQTIIIYGASSSVGTATIQLAKHLGAIVTAVCSPRNFDLVKSIGADYIMDYEGFHSDSHNKTYDIVFECVGKSSISSNLKHLSQGGVLVLVGASFKEMFQAAWISLTKRINIKFGPIAETLENLNFLTELTRKGNFKVVIDKSYRLEEMAEAHRYVESGKKRGNVAINVVV, from the coding sequence TTGAAAGTAATCGCCTACAGAAATTATGGAACACCAGACGTTTTACAATTGGAAGAATGGGAAATACCAACGCCAAAAAAAGATGAAATCAGAATCAAAATTTACAATACCGCAGTCAACTCTGGTGATTGGCGGATTCGCAAAGCAGATCCTAAACTAGCAAAATTATACTTTGGAATTTTTCGACCTAAACAACCCATCCTAGGAATATCAATAGCAGGCGTAGTAGATTCTCTAGGTGCAAACGTAACAAAATTCAAAGTCGGGGATAAAGTTTTTGGGTCCGCGGGGATGCGTCTGGGAGCTTATGCAGAATATACCTGCCTTCCTGAATCTTCTGTTATTTGCCAACTGCCAGCGGAAATTAGTTTTTCTGAGGGTGCATGCCTATCCTTTGGAGGATTGACCGCCCTTGATTTTATTCAAAAGTGTAATCTACAAAAAGACCAAACCATCATTATCTATGGTGCATCTAGTTCTGTCGGGACTGCCACCATCCAATTGGCAAAACATCTAGGTGCTATTGTAACAGCCGTTTGTAGTCCAAGAAACTTTGATTTGGTGAAATCAATTGGTGCAGATTATATTATGGACTATGAAGGTTTTCACTCAGATTCGCATAACAAAACATATGACATCGTATTTGAATGCGTAGGAAAATCATCAATCTCATCCAATTTAAAACATCTGTCACAAGGTGGAGTTTTAGTTTTAGTAGGTGCTTCCTTTAAAGAAATGTTTCAAGCAGCATGGATTTCTCTAACTAAACGCATCAATATCAAATTTGGACCAATCGCTGAGACCTTAGAGAACTTAAATTTTTTAACTGAACTAACAAGAAAGGGAAACTTTAAAGTAGTGATCGATAAGTCCTATCGTTTAGAAGAGATGGCAGAAGCACATCGATATGTGGAATCTGGCAAAAAAAGAGGAAATGTAGCAATCAACGTTGTTGTTTAA
- a CDS encoding acyl-CoA dehydrogenase family protein, which produces MIANNYFSEDEDLQLIFNQLLDWDSIIKETEGEGFFDHQTFVKTNNPRYEMAPSTKEEALELYTSSLDAMGDFFGNDVSQKSQTMDRNELKYSNGKVIFPKETIEIYEKFRNTGLMAYSLSREAGGLAFPATVGALYAMLMARADVAFCMTTTLLNLAQIVDRFGTPEQVETYATKAATGECLFAMSLTEPDYGSDLNNVRTVAVKQEDGSYRLTGTKRFISQGCGLGDHPALLLTLARTGKSEGGARGLSVFIVKSEDVFVAGIEKKMGIHASPTCEIVYDNTYGEILGEEGLGLTRYTAGMTNFMRLVSASGGCGGGAAAYFECVKYANERKQFGKPIGEIPAVAEMIHKIKRETNAMRLLTLETARVIDMYQHHQIRMEKVGKEDREIRKDEKVKYWSTLASTLTPMAKYYSSEEGHKCTNLAVQVFGGAGYTEDYDISRMFRDSRINTIYEGTSQIHVRIATGAILAGMAGDGNFRKYLNSLKAEIPTPSSFLLEQERVLEESIRVMRNIQEEVRKETVAENLMIQMTRYICSLLYEKSIPKITDPKLSEIWKKDCHAYVIDSAAIAQSSLYRIQNFG; this is translated from the coding sequence ATGATCGCAAATAACTATTTTTCAGAAGACGAAGACTTACAGTTAATTTTTAACCAACTTCTTGATTGGGATTCCATTATAAAAGAAACAGAAGGGGAGGGTTTTTTTGACCATCAAACATTTGTAAAAACAAATAACCCTCGTTATGAAATGGCACCTTCTACAAAGGAAGAAGCGCTCGAATTATATACTTCTAGTTTGGATGCAATGGGAGATTTTTTTGGAAACGATGTTTCCCAAAAATCTCAAACCATGGATCGTAATGAACTAAAGTATTCGAATGGAAAGGTGATTTTTCCAAAAGAAACAATCGAGATTTATGAAAAATTTCGTAACACCGGTCTTATGGCATATTCACTTTCTAGAGAAGCTGGTGGTCTTGCTTTCCCGGCAACGGTTGGTGCACTTTATGCGATGCTTATGGCAAGGGCAGATGTTGCCTTTTGTATGACGACTACCTTACTCAACTTAGCACAAATTGTAGATCGGTTTGGAACACCGGAACAGGTAGAAACCTATGCAACAAAGGCGGCCACAGGTGAATGTTTGTTTGCAATGTCACTCACGGAACCTGATTACGGATCTGACCTTAACAATGTAAGAACGGTTGCAGTGAAACAAGAGGATGGAAGTTATCGCTTAACAGGTACCAAGCGGTTTATTTCACAAGGTTGCGGACTTGGCGACCATCCAGCTCTTCTTCTCACTTTGGCACGCACCGGAAAATCGGAAGGTGGAGCGAGAGGACTCTCTGTATTCATTGTTAAAAGCGAAGATGTTTTTGTCGCAGGTATTGAAAAGAAAATGGGAATTCATGCTTCACCCACTTGTGAAATTGTTTATGATAACACTTACGGAGAAATTTTAGGTGAAGAAGGACTTGGGCTTACACGTTATACAGCTGGGATGACAAACTTTATGCGTCTTGTGAGTGCCTCCGGTGGTTGCGGTGGTGGAGCTGCTGCTTATTTTGAATGTGTGAAGTATGCCAATGAAAGAAAACAATTTGGAAAACCCATTGGTGAAATTCCTGCTGTTGCGGAGATGATTCATAAAATCAAACGAGAAACAAATGCGATGCGACTTCTCACTCTAGAAACAGCACGTGTGATTGATATGTACCAACACCATCAAATTCGGATGGAAAAGGTTGGGAAAGAAGATAGGGAAATTCGAAAAGATGAAAAAGTAAAGTATTGGTCTACACTTGCATCCACTCTCACCCCAATGGCGAAATATTATAGTTCCGAAGAAGGGCATAAATGTACCAATCTCGCTGTGCAAGTGTTTGGTGGAGCTGGTTATACGGAAGACTACGATATCTCTCGCATGTTTAGGGATTCTCGAATCAATACCATCTACGAAGGGACAAGCCAAATTCATGTTCGTATTGCCACAGGTGCTATCCTTGCCGGTATGGCCGGTGATGGAAATTTTAGAAAGTATCTCAATTCTTTGAAAGCAGAGATTCCAACTCCCTCTTCATTTCTTTTGGAACAAGAAAGAGTTTTGGAAGAATCCATTCGCGTGATGCGAAACATCCAAGAAGAAGTGAGAAAAGAAACGGTAGCAGAAAACTTAATGATCCAAATGACTCGTTACATTTGTAGTTTGTTATACGAAAAATCAATTCCGAAAATTACAGACCCGAAGTTGAGCGAAATTTGGAAAAAAGACTGCCATGCTTACGTAATTGATAGTGCAGCCATTGCTCAATCGAGTCTTTATCGAATTCAAAATTTCGGATAA
- a CDS encoding lipoprotein yields MKKILTILTSVALVATTSVFAHDHDGHGKKGMPRDHFKKMDTNTDNKVSKEEWQKFHDGFFTELDKDADGSVTLEEMKASRMEKREEKKEEMNEKAKEAKAKKNDKKKKPSE; encoded by the coding sequence ATGAAAAAAATTCTAACGATCTTAACGAGTGTTGCCTTGGTTGCAACGACTTCTGTTTTTGCTCATGACCATGATGGCCATGGGAAAAAAGGAATGCCTAGGGATCATTTCAAAAAAATGGATACCAACACTGACAATAAAGTTTCTAAAGAAGAATGGCAAAAATTTCATGACGGGTTTTTCACCGAACTTGATAAAGACGCCGATGGATCAGTGACTTTAGAAGAGATGAAAGCCTCTCGAATGGAAAAACGAGAAGAGAAAAAAGAAGAAATGAACGAGAAGGCCAAAGAAGCAAAAGCCAAAAAAAACGATAAAAAGAAAAAACCATCCGAATAA
- a CDS encoding FAD-dependent oxidoreductase has product MNPAFTPIQIGNFTLPNRFIMGSMHLGVEGETGTAERMAAFYGKRFEGGVGLIVTGGISVNEEGKGSRTFFNIQNPEHAKELKRMNELLYGKGTMCAQLFHAGRYAADRNCVAPSAIRAPINRYVPKALTEEECWNTVEDFGVAAKLAKESGFGAVEIMGSEGYLLNQFFSPVTNHRDDYFGGDASRRMNFSIEVLRAVKKQLPEGFPVIFRMSGIDLIPGNPTFEEVIHLARVLRDEKVSALNVGIGWHESRVPTISQLVPRGAWIPIASRIKENTPGVPIIASNRVNDPITMQKVFDENRADIISMARPFLADPFIVKKFQTGMSNRINTCVACNQACLDHAFQEKFVSCIVNPEAVHELEFSKPKTKDPKKVLVIGTGPAGLEAARASASLGHKVTLVEKASALGGQFQLASNIPGKSEFKETIRYFSNELPALGVEIRLNTNATLTLLETENPDVTIFASGVKPREFSLKGLENLPSGNYTEYLTGKFKPGKRVAVIGGGGIGVDVAHRLTEEEEPTLNSYDKKYNISSFIDAGVQKEKAHRDVAVFRRNGKHGAGLGPTTFWALKQELESVGVEFYQGLTYKEVTKEGLKVELKNGEEFLYPCDSLILCVGQEKENSVLEEFQNKYPNKQTIVIGGAKDPKNIDAKRAFLEGLEAAYSIH; this is encoded by the coding sequence ATGAATCCAGCATTTACACCGATCCAAATTGGTAATTTTACCCTCCCCAATCGTTTTATTATGGGATCCATGCATCTTGGTGTGGAGGGAGAAACTGGCACAGCCGAAAGGATGGCTGCTTTTTATGGCAAACGGTTTGAAGGAGGGGTGGGTCTTATCGTCACCGGTGGGATCAGTGTGAATGAAGAGGGAAAAGGATCTCGGACTTTTTTTAACATCCAAAATCCAGAACATGCCAAAGAATTAAAACGTATGAACGAACTGCTTTATGGCAAAGGGACTATGTGTGCCCAACTTTTCCATGCAGGAAGGTATGCAGCAGATAGAAATTGTGTGGCCCCGTCTGCCATTCGAGCACCAATCAATCGTTATGTGCCAAAAGCACTGACAGAAGAAGAGTGTTGGAACACAGTCGAAGACTTTGGAGTGGCGGCAAAACTCGCAAAAGAATCTGGATTTGGTGCTGTTGAAATTATGGGGAGCGAAGGTTATCTCTTAAATCAGTTTTTCTCTCCTGTGACAAACCATAGAGATGATTATTTTGGTGGGGATGCGTCCCGAAGGATGAACTTTTCGATAGAAGTCCTCCGTGCCGTGAAAAAACAACTTCCAGAGGGGTTCCCTGTAATTTTTCGTATGTCAGGGATTGATCTTATCCCAGGAAATCCTACCTTTGAAGAAGTAATTCACTTAGCACGAGTTTTGCGAGATGAAAAAGTTTCCGCTTTGAATGTCGGGATTGGTTGGCATGAATCCCGAGTTCCTACCATAAGCCAACTAGTTCCTCGTGGGGCTTGGATTCCCATTGCAAGTCGTATCAAAGAGAACACACCAGGTGTTCCCATCATTGCTTCTAACCGAGTGAACGATCCCATTACCATGCAAAAAGTTTTTGATGAAAATCGGGCCGATATCATTTCAATGGCAAGGCCATTTCTCGCCGATCCATTCATTGTCAAAAAATTCCAAACGGGGATGTCAAACCGAATCAATACTTGTGTGGCTTGTAACCAAGCCTGCCTTGATCATGCTTTCCAAGAAAAATTTGTTTCGTGTATTGTGAACCCAGAAGCCGTTCATGAATTAGAGTTTTCTAAACCTAAAACAAAGGATCCTAAAAAAGTTCTTGTGATTGGAACAGGACCTGCGGGGCTTGAGGCAGCACGTGCGAGTGCTAGTCTCGGACATAAGGTCACTCTTGTGGAAAAAGCCAGTGCGCTTGGTGGTCAATTTCAATTGGCATCCAACATTCCAGGTAAGTCAGAATTCAAAGAAACCATTCGTTATTTTTCTAATGAACTGCCAGCTCTTGGAGTTGAGATTCGTTTGAATACAAATGCAACCCTAACATTGTTAGAAACAGAAAATCCAGATGTAACTATTTTTGCAAGCGGAGTGAAACCACGTGAGTTTTCTTTAAAAGGACTAGAAAATCTTCCTTCAGGAAATTATACTGAGTATCTCACTGGAAAGTTCAAACCAGGAAAACGTGTAGCCGTGATTGGCGGAGGAGGGATTGGTGTGGATGTCGCCCATAGATTGACGGAAGAAGAAGAGCCTACTTTGAATTCCTATGATAAAAAATACAATATCAGTTCCTTTATTGATGCTGGGGTTCAGAAAGAAAAAGCCCACCGAGATGTTGCAGTCTTTCGTAGAAATGGAAAACACGGAGCTGGACTTGGACCAACCACATTTTGGGCACTCAAACAAGAGTTAGAATCCGTAGGTGTGGAGTTTTATCAAGGCCTTACTTACAAAGAAGTCACAAAAGAAGGATTAAAAGTAGAACTAAAAAATGGAGAAGAGTTTTTGTATCCTTGTGATTCGCTGATTTTATGTGTGGGTCAGGAAAAAGAAAACTCGGTTCTTGAAGAATTCCAAAACAAATATCCAAACAAACAAACAATTGTGATCGGTGGGGCAAAAGATCCAAAAAATATCGATGCCAAACGAGCATTTTTAGAAGGTTTAGAAGCAGCATATAGCATTCATTAG
- the mgtA gene encoding magnesium-translocating P-type ATPase, with product MQPNFNTSTWWLNSLNETLLYLETNTTGLNKEDAIIRLQKFGANLFLDRKKKPLWKQLLTRFRNPLILLLLFASGVSAFMGEISNFLIITVLVFFSVVLDFFQEHKAGKAADHLRQSVSVHTTVFRDGHTIDLPVAQIVPGDLVLLSAGDMVPADGRVLDAKDFFVKQAILTGETYPVEKHPGELNSDANDITEASNAVFMGTSVISGSAKVLVTNTGLNTAMGAIADKLTITPPPTSFEVGTEKFGILIMRMTILLVLFVLLVNAILLKPWLDSFLFAVALAVGLTPELLPMVISITLSRGAIMMAKKKVIVKQLSSIQNLGSMDTLCTDKTGTLTEAKIKLEKHVNLNGETNERVLELAYLNSFYETGLKSPLDEAILEHEEISVNDWVKIDEVPFDFERRRVSVLLDHSKTKKRILIVKGAPEEIIRLCTNYETEIEVVQSIDNTGLDKIRTTYKSLEKEGFRVLGIAWKEEGIEHQHAVVGDEAELTLSGFAAFLDPPKESAKFALSALSEIGVSVKIITGDSDLVTQHVCSELQIPIQGILTGKEVDVMDDSALKVHVESTNLFCRMNPSQKNRIILALKQRGHVVGYLGDGVNDAPSLHSADVGLSVDSAVDVAKEAADMILLDHDLHVLYDGVLEGRKTFGNIMKYIMMGTSSNFGNMFSMAGAALFLPFLPMLPTQILLNNFLYDLSEVPIPLDEVDQEELKVPRVMDIGFIRNFMLTIGPISSAFDFLTFYVMLNVLNANEALFQTGWFVESLCTQVLVIFIIRTRGNPIKSKPHGLLATVSLSIAAVGAFLPFTSIGSYLGLIPPPMKFYAILATMVVVYLIVVESVKRLFYYVHSKKTKLPRQGS from the coding sequence ATGCAGCCAAATTTTAATACTTCTACTTGGTGGCTGAATTCACTAAACGAAACGTTACTTTACTTGGAGACAAATACCACCGGTCTAAACAAAGAGGATGCGATCATTCGCCTCCAAAAATTTGGGGCAAACCTCTTTCTGGATCGAAAAAAGAAACCCCTTTGGAAGCAATTGTTAACCAGGTTTAGAAATCCTCTAATTCTACTTCTGCTCTTTGCAAGCGGAGTTTCTGCTTTCATGGGAGAAATTTCCAATTTCCTTATCATTACTGTCTTAGTATTCTTTAGCGTTGTTTTAGATTTTTTTCAAGAACACAAAGCAGGAAAAGCAGCAGATCATTTACGTCAGTCAGTATCTGTCCATACAACGGTGTTCCGAGATGGGCATACAATTGATTTGCCAGTTGCACAAATTGTTCCAGGTGATCTTGTTTTACTTTCAGCAGGTGACATGGTTCCAGCTGATGGGCGAGTGTTAGATGCAAAGGATTTTTTTGTCAAACAAGCAATCCTTACAGGAGAAACCTATCCTGTTGAAAAACACCCCGGGGAGCTGAATTCTGATGCGAATGATATCACAGAAGCATCTAATGCAGTATTTATGGGTACATCAGTCATTAGCGGAAGTGCAAAAGTTCTGGTAACAAACACAGGACTTAACACGGCAATGGGTGCCATTGCAGATAAACTAACCATAACTCCGCCACCAACATCATTTGAAGTGGGAACAGAAAAATTTGGTATTTTGATCATGCGAATGACAATTCTCCTCGTTCTTTTTGTTCTATTAGTGAACGCAATTTTACTAAAACCTTGGTTAGATTCTTTTTTATTCGCAGTTGCTTTAGCTGTTGGATTGACACCTGAGCTACTACCAATGGTAATATCTATTACACTTTCTCGTGGAGCCATAATGATGGCTAAAAAGAAAGTAATCGTAAAACAACTGTCTTCTATCCAAAATCTTGGTTCAATGGATACACTATGCACGGATAAAACCGGGACTCTTACCGAAGCAAAAATTAAACTTGAAAAACATGTAAATCTCAACGGAGAAACTAATGAACGGGTTTTAGAACTAGCTTACCTAAACAGTTTTTATGAAACGGGTTTAAAAAGTCCTTTAGACGAAGCCATTTTAGAACATGAAGAGATTAGTGTAAATGATTGGGTAAAAATAGATGAAGTGCCTTTTGACTTTGAGCGAAGGAGAGTGTCTGTTTTATTGGACCATTCCAAAACAAAAAAACGGATTCTAATTGTAAAGGGTGCGCCTGAAGAGATCATTCGACTTTGTACAAACTATGAAACCGAAATCGAAGTAGTCCAATCGATAGACAATACCGGATTGGATAAAATTCGAACTACTTACAAATCTTTAGAGAAGGAAGGATTTCGTGTTCTAGGAATTGCCTGGAAAGAAGAAGGGATTGAACATCAACACGCTGTTGTAGGTGACGAAGCAGAGTTAACACTTTCAGGTTTTGCTGCCTTCTTAGACCCACCAAAAGAAAGTGCAAAGTTCGCCTTATCTGCATTAAGTGAGATTGGTGTTTCAGTCAAAATTATCACGGGGGATAGTGATCTGGTGACACAACACGTATGTTCTGAATTACAAATACCAATTCAGGGGATCCTGACCGGTAAAGAAGTTGATGTAATGGATGATTCAGCGCTTAAAGTCCATGTCGAATCGACCAATTTATTTTGTCGTATGAATCCCTCACAAAAAAACAGGATCATTTTAGCTCTAAAACAAAGAGGCCATGTCGTTGGTTATTTAGGAGATGGAGTCAACGATGCTCCCTCTCTTCACTCGGCAGATGTTGGATTGTCCGTAGATTCTGCCGTAGACGTGGCTAAAGAAGCAGCTGACATGATTTTGCTGGATCATGATTTACACGTGTTATATGACGGTGTTTTAGAAGGGAGAAAGACTTTTGGAAACATAATGAAATATATTATGATGGGAACCAGCTCGAATTTTGGAAATATGTTTAGTATGGCGGGAGCCGCTTTGTTTCTCCCATTTTTACCGATGTTACCCACTCAAATCCTTCTCAATAACTTCTTATATGATCTTTCAGAAGTACCAATCCCTTTAGACGAAGTTGATCAAGAAGAATTAAAAGTACCCCGAGTGATGGATATTGGTTTTATCCGTAATTTTATGTTAACTATTGGACCAATTAGTTCTGCCTTTGATTTTTTAACATTCTACGTAATGCTTAATGTTTTAAATGCAAACGAAGCGTTGTTCCAAACTGGTTGGTTTGTGGAATCCCTTTGCACACAAGTGTTGGTTATATTTATCATTAGGACCAGAGGAAATCCTATCAAAAGCAAACCTCATGGTTTACTTGCGACTGTTTCCTTAAGTATTGCAGCAGTCGGAGCTTTCCTGCCATTTACATCCATAGGGTCTTATCTTGGATTGATTCCTCCACCTATGAAATTTTATGCAATCTTGGCTACTATGGTTGTTGTTTATTTGATTGTTGTGGAATCGGTGAAACGCCTTTTTTATTACGTTCATAGTAAAAAAACAAAACTTCCGCGCCAGGGATCGTAG
- a CDS encoding TetR/AcrR family transcriptional regulator, protein MAISRKKNTKKKPKAVGRPSKENGLNVKEALVQAGLELLGTTSLEDISLRKVAAKAGVSHVATYHHFENKHALFSAIAEIGFQKYFETYQKELEKTDQDFKGRYRALGWTYFQFIMENRQFARIMFGGTGVDAKTHPTLLAVSRRTYRQLHEIIRLGQSLGHLAKGDTREKTLASWAMIHGIAMLFLEGRLQMKNDPKEMEKFIQTVTEYAYIGMK, encoded by the coding sequence ATGGCTATTTCGCGAAAAAAAAACACAAAAAAAAAACCAAAGGCTGTGGGCCGCCCTTCGAAAGAAAATGGATTAAATGTGAAAGAAGCATTGGTCCAAGCAGGTTTGGAACTTCTCGGAACAACATCTCTCGAAGACATCTCACTTCGCAAAGTGGCCGCAAAAGCGGGAGTGAGTCACGTCGCCACTTACCACCATTTTGAAAATAAACACGCCCTTTTCTCTGCCATTGCTGAAATCGGATTTCAAAAGTATTTTGAGACTTATCAAAAAGAATTAGAAAAAACTGACCAAGACTTTAAAGGAAGATATCGTGCTTTAGGTTGGACTTATTTTCAGTTCATTATGGAGAACAGGCAATTCGCAAGGATTATGTTTGGTGGAACAGGAGTTGATGCCAAAACCCATCCAACACTACTGGCAGTCTCCAGGAGAACCTATCGCCAGTTACACGAGATCATTCGATTGGGTCAATCCTTGGGACATTTAGCAAAAGGGGATACCAGGGAAAAAACATTAGCTTCTTGGGCGATGATCCATGGAATTGCGATGTTATTTTTGGAAGGCAGGTTACAAATGAAAAATGACCCTAAAGAAATGGAAAAATTCATCCAAACGGTCACAGAGTACGCATATATCGGAATGAAATAA
- the trhA gene encoding PAQR family membrane homeostasis protein TrhA, with product MKAKKSKNKPSKKTNHSSKPAAKQKSSSKKKSIIQENLPTNSLFLGNSSHQSTAELIDTIHEYSIGHEIANAVTHGIGGGLSIAGLSILLTMAVLYGDIWHIVSSAIYGATLILLYLASTLYHGIYHTATKRIFKVIDHASIYLLIAGTYTPFTLVSLREHSQWGWTLFLVVWILAFAGVLLLLLFPGKYSGARVIVYILMGWLAIFVVKDIRTAIGIGGISWLVAGGLSYTVGVIFYLWDSLPFNHAIWHLFVLSGSLCHFFAILFYVLPPTHR from the coding sequence ATGAAAGCGAAAAAATCCAAAAACAAACCATCTAAAAAAACGAATCATTCTAGTAAACCAGCGGCCAAACAAAAATCTTCATCCAAAAAAAAATCAATCATCCAAGAGAATTTGCCAACTAATTCTCTTTTTTTGGGAAACTCGTCCCACCAATCAACGGCTGAACTCATTGATACCATTCATGAATATTCCATTGGACATGAAATTGCAAATGCAGTCACTCATGGAATTGGAGGTGGTTTAAGTATCGCTGGTCTTTCTATTTTATTGACTATGGCAGTTTTGTATGGAGATATTTGGCATATTGTTAGTTCAGCGATCTACGGAGCCACACTAATACTTTTGTATCTTGCTTCCACTCTCTATCATGGAATCTATCATACGGCTACAAAACGTATTTTTAAAGTAATCGATCATGCTTCAATTTATTTGTTGATAGCTGGTACGTATACTCCATTTACGCTTGTTAGTTTACGGGAACATTCTCAATGGGGATGGACTCTGTTTCTTGTTGTGTGGATTTTGGCATTTGCAGGAGTTCTTTTATTATTATTGTTCCCTGGAAAATATAGTGGTGCTCGAGTTATCGTTTATATCTTAATGGGATGGCTTGCAATTTTTGTTGTCAAAGACATTCGGACGGCCATCGGTATTGGCGGGATATCTTGGCTTGTTGCAGGTGGACTAAGTTATACTGTCGGTGTAATTTTTTATCTTTGGGATAGTCTTCCATTCAATCATGCGATTTGGCATTTATTTGTGCTCTCAGGAAGTCTTTGTCATTTTTTTGCAATTTTGTTTTATGTGTTGCCTCCAACTCATAGATAA
- a CDS encoding serine hydrolase domain-containing protein — MKQTKVITGIIFSIFFFTSDQNYGESIPQWSCPKPLGDQDWEITESIDLDFKTDIFCKLVNEVTSDSSELHSLVIERHGKLITEVYNTREDKPFNKRYGLRFPFDGKTEFNSNTLHDVRSVSKSVVSLLFGIAIDKKIISNVNSPVLSFYQELATPPDDAKKNITLKHLLTMSSGLDWEEWRYGFLFSDETKLLWKQNIAEFVFDREVVTQPGIKFKYNGGGTSVLSDILIKKTKKSLKDLAKEWLFDPLEIKNFEWVEDRNGRALAQAGLRLKPRDMLKLGRLVLNEGKWKGKQIISKQWLSDSLKYQIDSEVKIFRTDGRSFGYGYQWWLGETQISNKKIPWSLALGNGGQLIFSIPSLDMVIVTTAGGYGDPTSIQEIVDLVEKIITTAR, encoded by the coding sequence TTGAAACAAACAAAAGTCATTACGGGAATTATTTTCTCAATCTTCTTTTTTACCAGTGATCAAAATTACGGAGAGTCAATCCCCCAATGGTCTTGCCCAAAACCTCTCGGCGATCAAGATTGGGAAATCACCGAATCGATTGATTTAGATTTTAAAACAGATATTTTTTGCAAATTAGTCAATGAAGTAACTTCAGACTCAAGTGAGTTGCATTCTCTTGTAATCGAAAGACACGGAAAATTAATCACAGAAGTCTATAACACAAGGGAAGATAAACCATTTAACAAACGCTATGGACTCCGCTTTCCTTTCGATGGAAAAACCGAGTTCAATTCAAACACATTACATGACGTCAGGTCCGTTAGCAAATCTGTAGTCTCTCTACTTTTCGGAATTGCAATCGACAAAAAAATAATTTCAAACGTAAATTCCCCAGTTTTATCTTTTTATCAAGAACTGGCTACCCCACCTGATGATGCAAAAAAAAATATTACATTAAAACATCTTTTAACAATGAGTAGTGGGTTGGATTGGGAAGAATGGAGATATGGATTTCTGTTTAGTGATGAAACAAAACTTCTTTGGAAACAAAACATTGCTGAATTTGTTTTCGACAGAGAGGTGGTGACACAACCAGGCATAAAATTCAAATATAACGGCGGAGGTACATCCGTCCTTTCTGATATACTGATAAAAAAAACCAAAAAATCATTAAAGGATTTAGCGAAGGAATGGTTATTTGATCCATTAGAGATTAAAAACTTTGAATGGGTGGAAGATAGAAATGGAAGGGCACTTGCACAAGCAGGACTTCGATTAAAACCAAGAGACATGTTAAAATTAGGCAGGTTAGTTTTAAACGAAGGCAAATGGAAAGGAAAACAAATTATATCAAAACAATGGTTAAGTGATTCACTGAAATACCAAATCGATTCAGAGGTGAAAATTTTTCGAACTGATGGGAGATCTTTTGGTTATGGTTACCAATGGTGGCTTGGCGAAACGCAAATTTCCAATAAAAAAATACCTTGGTCACTTGCTTTGGGGAATGGAGGACAACTCATCTTTTCCATCCCCAGCTTAGATATGGTAATCGTGACCACTGCAGGTGGTTATGGAGACCCAACTTCAATCCAAGAGATTGTGGACTTAGTTGAAAAAATCATAACAACTGCAAGGTGA